A DNA window from Paenibacillus sp. HWE-109 contains the following coding sequences:
- a CDS encoding YjfB family protein, with protein MDIPALSMSLAQNNLGQAVGLSVLKMAKDQSTEQAQQMIQMMTRSVQPNLGGNLDISV; from the coding sequence ATGGACATCCCTGCTCTCTCAATGTCTTTAGCTCAGAACAATTTAGGCCAAGCTGTTGGATTAAGCGTGCTGAAAATGGCTAAAGATCAATCAACTGAACAAGCACAACAAATGATTCAAATGATGACACGTAGTGTGCAACCAAATTTAGGTGGAAATCTCGATATCAGTGTTTAA
- a CDS encoding MFS transporter: MATFFLIIIYLAFISLGLPDSLLGAAWPVMQGDFEAPLETAGLLFMTIAAGTIVSSLLSGTVLQRFGTGKVTLVSCVMTAGALLGFSFSPSLVWLMLCAIPLGLGAGSVDAGLNNYVASHYKAHHMSWLHCFWGVGATLGPMIMAQFISGQNAWRQGYLTVAGIQILLVIILFFTLPLWDRVAQISRAASKQADGDIEIGAEDAASQPIKPLQIKGVKFALLSFLFYSGVEATVGLWGSSFLVNSKELPASTAAQWISLFYAGITIGRFITGFITFKLSNRTLIRSGQVTALAGAALLFLPLPTEFSLAGLMIVGLGLAPIFPCMLHETPERFGKKHAQTIMGYQMAVAYTGSTFMPPLLGLLASFATIGIFPYFIGLSAVAMLLFSERLNVFLGRGKRGERLTVF; encoded by the coding sequence ATGGCTACATTTTTTTTGATCATCATTTATTTGGCATTTATCAGCTTGGGGTTGCCTGATTCCTTGTTAGGAGCAGCTTGGCCCGTTATGCAAGGGGATTTTGAGGCACCGCTGGAGACGGCAGGACTGCTGTTTATGACAATAGCAGCTGGCACCATTGTCTCCAGTTTGTTGAGCGGAACAGTTCTTCAGCGATTTGGAACGGGGAAAGTCACCCTGGTCAGTTGTGTAATGACTGCTGGGGCCTTGCTAGGGTTCTCATTTTCACCATCACTTGTTTGGTTAATGCTATGTGCCATCCCGCTTGGATTAGGCGCAGGTTCCGTAGATGCAGGCCTTAATAATTATGTTGCATCTCATTACAAAGCGCATCACATGAGTTGGCTGCATTGTTTCTGGGGAGTCGGGGCTACGCTTGGCCCCATGATTATGGCCCAGTTTATCTCGGGGCAAAACGCATGGAGACAAGGATACCTGACGGTTGCAGGAATCCAGATTCTATTGGTTATTATCTTGTTTTTCACATTGCCCTTATGGGATCGGGTCGCCCAAATAAGCAGAGCTGCTTCAAAGCAAGCGGATGGCGATATAGAAATAGGCGCTGAGGATGCAGCTTCCCAACCGATTAAACCTTTGCAGATAAAGGGAGTCAAGTTCGCTCTGTTATCCTTTTTGTTTTATAGCGGGGTGGAGGCAACGGTGGGGCTGTGGGGAAGCAGCTTTCTGGTTAACAGCAAGGAATTACCGGCCTCCACAGCGGCGCAATGGATATCCCTCTTCTATGCTGGCATTACAATCGGTAGATTTATTACCGGATTTATTACGTTCAAACTTAGCAATCGTACTCTCATTCGCAGTGGTCAAGTGACTGCATTAGCCGGCGCAGCACTGCTATTTCTTCCATTGCCGACAGAATTCTCGCTTGCAGGCTTGATGATAGTAGGCTTGGGCTTAGCACCGATATTTCCATGTATGCTGCATGAGACACCTGAACGTTTTGGAAAAAAACACGCGCAAACCATCATGGGCTACCAAATGGCTGTCGCCTACACGGGCAGCACGTTCATGCCTCCGCTTCTCGGTTTGCTGGCTTCTTTTGCGACAATCGGGATCTTCCCTTATTTTATCGGCCTATCAGCCGTGGCAATGCTCTTGTTTTCGGAGCGGTTGAATGTGTTTCTGGGGAGAGGGAAGCGCGGGGAACGATTAACTGTTTTTTGA
- a CDS encoding response regulator transcription factor, which produces MKRTTILIADDEKEIADLIALHLEKEGYQLIQVYDGKEALHAIQSQAIDLAILDIMMPKMDGYEVTRQIREQYHMPIIFLSAKSSDLDKITGLVMGADDYMTKPFNPMELVARVNAQLRRSTRLNQPASSLKSILESAGLTMDPDQRTVILYGKQVELTPKEFDILYLLASHPKKVFSAEHIFQQVWGEAYYESGNTVMVHIRTLRKKLGEDTNKNKLIKTVWGVGYSFHG; this is translated from the coding sequence ATGAAACGAACCACGATTTTGATCGCGGATGATGAGAAGGAAATTGCCGATCTGATCGCTTTGCATTTAGAGAAAGAGGGCTACCAGCTTATCCAGGTCTATGATGGGAAAGAGGCCCTTCATGCGATTCAATCGCAAGCGATTGATTTGGCAATTTTAGATATTATGATGCCCAAAATGGATGGGTATGAGGTGACTCGCCAAATTCGCGAGCAGTATCATATGCCGATCATTTTCTTGAGTGCCAAATCCTCTGATTTGGATAAAATTACAGGATTGGTCATGGGCGCGGACGATTACATGACCAAACCGTTCAACCCAATGGAATTGGTCGCTAGGGTGAATGCGCAATTACGCCGATCTACGCGTTTGAATCAACCAGCTTCCAGCCTTAAATCCATCTTGGAATCAGCCGGTTTAACGATGGATCCCGACCAACGAACCGTTATTCTCTATGGGAAACAGGTTGAATTAACACCCAAAGAGTTTGATATTCTTTATCTGCTAGCCAGTCATCCTAAGAAAGTTTTTAGTGCAGAGCATATTTTCCAGCAGGTCTGGGGGGAAGCCTACTATGAAAGTGGCAACACAGTTATGGTACATATCCGTACGCTGCGCAAAAAACTTGGTGAAGACACCAACAAGAACAAGTTAATCAAAACGGTTTGGGGGGTGGGATATTCATTCCATGGCTAA
- a CDS encoding sensor histidine kinase translates to MANMLRSFRSKMILLLGLSMALSGTITYILYKVLQLYYTGVRYEDPLAKFRHMIYKFGDFNFFLIVFIPLAILFFFFLTKPYATYFQEISTGIHRLASGDFQSRVHISSNDEFKAIAEDINMASEKLQKAVERGDFAESSKDQLVLNLAHDLRTPLTSVLGYLDIILQDAQLTKEQIKHYTTIAYTKSQRLEKLIDELFEITRMNYGMLTLEKRQIDLSELLIQLQEELFPVFEKNQLIARMDILPHLKILADGELLARVFENLLTNANRYGKDGQFVDIHCRLDAGDAVVQVINYGDSIPEEELPHLFDMFYTGDQARSHQGGSTGLGLFIAKNIVEQHNGTILVQSNVIRTLFEVRLPL, encoded by the coding sequence ATGGCTAACATGCTTCGAAGTTTCCGCTCCAAAATGATTCTCCTATTAGGTCTCAGCATGGCGCTGTCCGGAACTATCACCTACATCCTTTATAAGGTGCTTCAACTTTATTACACGGGCGTTCGATACGAAGATCCCCTAGCTAAATTTCGCCATATGATTTACAAATTCGGGGATTTCAACTTCTTCCTGATTGTGTTTATTCCACTGGCCATTTTGTTTTTCTTTTTCCTCACGAAGCCGTATGCAACCTATTTTCAAGAAATATCAACAGGCATTCATCGTCTGGCCAGTGGAGATTTTCAAAGTCGGGTTCACATTTCCTCGAATGACGAGTTTAAGGCGATTGCGGAAGACATCAATATGGCCAGCGAGAAGCTGCAAAAGGCTGTTGAGCGTGGTGATTTTGCGGAAAGCAGCAAAGACCAGCTGGTCTTGAATCTGGCTCATGATTTGCGCACGCCGCTGACGTCTGTTCTAGGCTATTTGGATATTATACTTCAAGATGCTCAATTGACGAAGGAACAAATCAAACATTATACGACCATTGCTTATACCAAGTCCCAGCGGCTGGAGAAGCTGATTGATGAACTATTTGAAATCACCCGAATGAACTATGGCATGCTCACACTTGAAAAAAGACAAATTGATTTAAGTGAACTCCTCATCCAACTGCAGGAAGAATTATTCCCGGTCTTTGAGAAAAATCAGCTGATAGCCCGCATGGATATCCTTCCGCATTTGAAAATCCTGGCGGATGGCGAGTTGTTGGCGCGTGTCTTCGAAAACCTTCTGACGAATGCCAATCGTTATGGGAAAGACGGCCAATTCGTCGATATCCATTGCCGACTAGACGCAGGAGATGCGGTTGTACAAGTCATTAATTATGGCGACAGCATTCCAGAGGAAGAACTGCCACATCTCTTTGATATGTTTTATACCGGGGACCAAGCGCGAAGCCATCAAGGCGGAAGTACGGGTCTGGGCTTATTCATCGCGAAGAATATTGTCGAGCAGCATAACGGGACGATTTTGGTCCAAAGCAATGTCATTCGAACGCTGTTCGAAGTGCGACTGCCTCTGTGA
- a CDS encoding M15 family metallopeptidase, producing MKKWVFWLIIVLLLGFETFHQRPDAVNNIPIEEANVPTNEATPQKDDLPIKVGKDQIYQGDLVLINKEYPVHPAGMKSDVVNLFQHKELIKGFGLLDSSIRLSQNVVQAFSTMLAAADKDGISHFIINSGYRDNKEQSQLYKEMGADYALPAGYSEHNLGLALDIGSTQMEMNQAPEGKWLKKNAGIYGFILRYPKDKTDITGIQYEPWHFRYVGLPHSMIMQQKNLTLEQYLDFLKEQKTYSTKFSSKSYTISYYPISKNTTIGVPKNRHYELSGNNIDGVIVTIFGEAAK from the coding sequence ATGAAGAAGTGGGTTTTTTGGCTTATTATTGTTCTATTGCTTGGTTTTGAAACCTTTCATCAACGACCAGATGCAGTTAACAATATCCCTATTGAAGAAGCAAATGTTCCGACGAATGAAGCGACTCCCCAAAAGGATGATCTACCGATAAAAGTGGGCAAAGACCAAATCTATCAAGGAGATCTGGTGTTGATTAATAAGGAGTATCCCGTACATCCCGCGGGGATGAAATCCGATGTGGTCAATTTATTTCAGCATAAAGAATTGATCAAAGGGTTCGGATTGCTGGATAGTTCGATTCGCTTGTCGCAGAATGTTGTACAAGCCTTTTCCACGATGCTCGCGGCGGCTGACAAAGATGGGATAAGCCATTTTATCATCAATAGCGGTTACCGTGACAATAAAGAACAGAGTCAGCTTTATAAAGAAATGGGGGCTGATTATGCACTTCCAGCGGGATACAGCGAACACAACCTTGGACTAGCGCTTGATATTGGTTCTACCCAGATGGAGATGAATCAAGCCCCTGAAGGGAAATGGTTGAAAAAAAATGCGGGCATCTATGGATTTATTTTGCGATATCCCAAAGATAAAACAGATATCACAGGCATTCAGTATGAACCATGGCACTTTCGTTATGTGGGTCTGCCGCACAGTATGATCATGCAGCAAAAGAATTTAACTTTGGAACAATATCTGGACTTCCTTAAGGAACAAAAGACGTATTCAACGAAGTTTTCCAGTAAGTCCTATACAATCTCTTATTATCCTATTTCCAAAAACACGACTATAGGAGTGCCGAAGAACCGTCATTATGAACTGTCAGGCAATAATATCGACGGTGTTATCGTTACGATTTTTGGCGAGGCAGCCAAATGA
- a CDS encoding VanZ family protein, with product MKRPQLKDDVVAPALFALYLYAVFKIILFKFNAIDFNFLWHQLQRNLDDLSFIKERLQRANFTPFESISSNVQMVSSHNLINLYGNIALFIPYGIFLVYLAKQRRISLLGVFMRALALSLSLECLQVVFAIGSFDVDDLILNVFGSLIGCFAARLYRLSPRISKLKSPPPHVRNGSDGSLIQSDQPISSSS from the coding sequence ATGAAACGCCCCCAATTAAAAGATGATGTTGTCGCGCCGGCGCTTTTCGCCTTATATCTTTATGCGGTTTTTAAAATTATTTTATTTAAATTCAATGCGATTGATTTCAACTTTTTATGGCATCAGCTTCAAAGGAATTTGGATGATCTTTCTTTTATCAAAGAGCGTTTGCAGAGAGCTAATTTCACTCCATTTGAATCTATATCGAGTAATGTGCAGATGGTCTCCAGCCATAACTTAATTAATTTGTATGGGAATATTGCCTTATTCATCCCTTATGGTATTTTCCTAGTTTACCTGGCCAAACAACGAAGAATTTCATTGCTTGGCGTGTTTATGCGAGCCTTGGCTCTAAGTTTGAGCTTGGAATGCTTGCAGGTTGTTTTCGCTATCGGAAGTTTTGACGTCGATGATCTTATTCTTAACGTATTTGGCAGCTTGATCGGCTGCTTCGCAGCCAGGTTATACCGCCTCTCGCCGCGGATCTCCAAATTAAAGAGCCCTCCTCCCCATGTTCGCAATGGTTCAGACGGCTCCTTGATTCAATCCGATCAACCTATTTCCTCAAGTTCATAG
- a CDS encoding Na+/H+ antiporter encodes MEVFIIILMLLVLIGVSNVVHRFVPFIPIPLIQIALGASLVMVPLGIHLHLEPELFFILFIAPLLYNDGKHTPRDELWRLRAPILLLAVGLVFITVLVVGYSVHWMIPSIPLAAAFGLAAILSPTDAVAVSSLAGRIHLPRSLKRLLEGEALMNDASGLVAFKFAIAAAVTGVFSFPKASLSFFVISIGGLIIGALVAFLIIGLRQLLRRAGLEDETMHMLLQILTPFLLYLIAEELGVSGILAAVAGGLVHAIENERMAFTMPNLKNVSNPTWSVILFVLNGLVFVLLGLQIPGVSNTILIDPTFNNYRVIGYAILIYAMLLVLRFGWTFLFSRGGRWFGNQSKEVPSLRILMLTAISGVRGAVTLAGAFSIPLLLQNGEPFPQRDLILFLASSVILLSLLTASIVLPLLAKKKSTADDAEKERIEREWQIEVMAAAVKALQESSNEKNEFAVTTVISDYKIMMQQLGQKDSKVNRLPRYQQEQAGMRLMALGIERKYVNDQVESGQVSRDQANYYLQMLEQVELILANKLDLGKAIMKTLWRRLKMLLIIRKPSVATGFSEPDMAALRTLKMQCSQAVVDEFSRRCTIQSDEATEGVLDYYQQMLDRLRRFTMGSRRKDRSFEDCRRELHWIAIQAERDAVQVFFERGDITRDLAALLRRVIRNREASLYELEEIG; translated from the coding sequence TTGGAAGTATTTATTATTATTCTTATGCTGCTCGTTCTAATCGGAGTGTCGAATGTTGTACATCGCTTCGTGCCATTCATACCTATTCCACTGATCCAAATTGCGCTAGGCGCCTCTCTGGTGATGGTACCGCTCGGTATTCACTTGCATTTGGAGCCAGAATTGTTTTTCATCTTATTCATTGCCCCGCTTCTGTACAATGATGGCAAACATACGCCGCGGGATGAATTGTGGAGATTGCGAGCTCCTATATTGCTGTTGGCTGTGGGCTTGGTTTTCATTACTGTGCTCGTCGTTGGGTACAGTGTCCACTGGATGATACCTTCGATCCCGCTCGCGGCCGCTTTCGGATTAGCGGCTATCCTGTCTCCGACGGATGCAGTAGCTGTCAGTTCATTGGCTGGCCGTATCCATTTGCCGCGCAGCTTGAAACGGCTGCTCGAAGGGGAAGCTCTGATGAACGATGCTTCGGGTTTAGTTGCCTTTAAGTTCGCCATTGCGGCAGCGGTCACAGGTGTTTTTTCCTTTCCCAAGGCAAGCTTAAGCTTCTTCGTTATTTCCATCGGTGGTTTGATTATAGGAGCCTTGGTTGCATTCCTCATCATAGGTCTGCGACAGCTGCTGCGCCGGGCAGGTCTTGAGGATGAAACGATGCATATGCTGCTGCAAATTTTGACGCCATTCCTGCTTTATTTGATTGCTGAGGAGCTAGGGGTGTCGGGAATTCTCGCCGCGGTAGCAGGCGGACTGGTACATGCCATCGAGAATGAACGCATGGCATTTACGATGCCCAATCTCAAAAACGTCTCCAATCCGACATGGTCGGTCATTTTGTTTGTTCTGAATGGTCTTGTATTCGTCCTGCTCGGGCTGCAGATCCCAGGCGTATCCAACACAATCCTCATTGACCCGACTTTCAATAATTACAGAGTTATCGGTTATGCCATTCTTATTTATGCGATGTTATTGGTTCTTCGGTTTGGCTGGACGTTCCTATTCTCTAGAGGAGGGCGCTGGTTTGGGAACCAAAGCAAGGAAGTGCCTAGTCTGCGAATTCTGATGCTGACCGCCATATCGGGCGTACGCGGCGCAGTCACCTTAGCAGGTGCCTTTTCGATTCCGCTATTGCTGCAAAATGGCGAGCCCTTTCCGCAAAGAGATCTCATCCTATTCCTGGCATCATCCGTCATTCTGTTATCTTTGCTGACAGCCAGCATCGTGCTGCCGCTGCTGGCGAAGAAGAAAAGTACCGCTGATGATGCGGAGAAGGAACGTATCGAGCGAGAGTGGCAGATCGAGGTCATGGCTGCCGCTGTGAAGGCTCTTCAGGAGTCGAGCAATGAGAAGAATGAGTTCGCGGTTACAACGGTGATCAGCGATTACAAGATTATGATGCAGCAGCTCGGTCAAAAGGACAGCAAAGTAAATCGCCTGCCGCGTTACCAGCAGGAACAAGCAGGCATGCGTCTCATGGCGCTAGGGATTGAACGCAAATATGTGAACGATCAAGTGGAGAGCGGTCAGGTGAGTCGTGATCAGGCGAATTATTATTTGCAAATGCTGGAGCAAGTAGAACTTATTTTGGCCAACAAGCTGGATCTGGGTAAAGCCATTATGAAGACCCTCTGGCGGCGCCTGAAAATGCTGCTAATTATTCGCAAGCCAAGTGTAGCTACTGGTTTCAGTGAGCCGGACATGGCAGCGCTGCGCACGCTCAAAATGCAGTGCAGCCAAGCCGTCGTGGATGAGTTCTCAAGACGCTGCACCATTCAAAGCGATGAAGCCACCGAAGGCGTGTTGGACTATTATCAGCAGATGCTCGATAGACTGCGCAGATTCACGATGGGGTCGCGGCGCAAAGACAGGTCTTTCGAGGACTGCCGGCGCGAGCTTCACTGGATTGCGATTCAGGCGGAACGCGATGCTGTGCAGGTATTCTTCGAGCGCGGAGATATCACACGTGATTTGGCCGCCCTGCTTCGCCGAGTGATCCGCAACAGGGAAGCATCGCTCTATGAACTTGAGGAAATAGGTTGA
- a CDS encoding DUF1641 domain-containing protein yields the protein MSQTSAVQEVAATLAAEPKSLDVLDQLLKPEVQQSLTVLVDNLPKMVEMMTVLTKAYDFAQSVATDKVLINDFAQGLGEFIKPVQDKAKDIASAAIEAGERSQAEAGTTIGLFGMLKMLKDPEVQKTLRFAQAFLNVLSERKN from the coding sequence ATGTCACAGACATCTGCTGTTCAAGAAGTAGCAGCAACACTTGCTGCTGAACCAAAATCATTAGACGTACTCGACCAATTGCTAAAGCCTGAGGTGCAGCAATCTTTGACAGTGCTGGTTGATAACCTGCCCAAAATGGTAGAAATGATGACCGTGTTAACAAAAGCCTACGATTTCGCACAAAGCGTAGCTACTGACAAAGTATTGATCAATGATTTTGCTCAAGGTCTCGGTGAATTCATCAAACCTGTTCAGGACAAAGCGAAAGACATCGCATCGGCAGCGATTGAAGCTGGTGAACGTTCACAAGCTGAAGCAGGAACAACAATCGGTCTATTTGGTATGCTAAAAATGTTGAAAGATCCTGAAGTGCAGAAGACTCTTCGTTTTGCTCAAGCATTCTTGAACGTGCTCTCCGAACGCAAAAACTAA
- a CDS encoding NAD(P)/FAD-dependent oxidoreductase encodes MAKQILILGGGYGGLLTALTARKHLTAGEANITIINRYSTHQIITELHRLAGGTIKEQAVALPLQKLLGDKDVNVVVDTIKEIKPNDKQVLTSSGAVHKYDTLVVALGSETNYFGIPGLEENSMILKSAADANRIREHVEARLDAYKASGNKADATIVVGGGGLTGVELVGEFADKLPEVCRSKGIDFSDVSIYCVEAGPAILPVFPPVLIERAVTSLEKRGVTFLTGVAITEATKTTVALKSGQTIESNTIIWTGGVKGNHVVGSCGIAEDRGRATVTSTLQSTSHSDIFLAGDCAVVFPEGSERPYPPTAQLAWQMGETIGYNLAVQIKGGVMDKFVPVFSGTLGSLGRKDGIGTIGGNNTKLKGLPASLMKEASNVRYLSHIHGLFALAY; translated from the coding sequence ATGGCTAAACAAATACTTATTCTTGGCGGCGGTTATGGCGGTCTGCTTACCGCTTTGACTGCACGTAAACATTTGACGGCTGGAGAAGCCAACATAACGATCATCAACCGTTATTCAACACACCAAATTATTACTGAATTGCACCGCTTGGCGGGTGGCACAATCAAAGAACAAGCGGTTGCTCTTCCTCTGCAAAAATTGCTGGGCGACAAAGATGTCAATGTTGTTGTCGACACAATTAAAGAAATCAAACCTAATGACAAACAAGTACTTACAAGCAGCGGCGCTGTTCACAAGTATGATACGCTCGTTGTTGCACTGGGCAGCGAAACCAACTACTTCGGTATCCCAGGTCTCGAAGAGAACAGCATGATCCTCAAATCCGCGGCAGATGCTAACCGCATTCGCGAGCATGTTGAAGCTCGTCTGGACGCTTACAAAGCTTCCGGCAACAAAGCAGATGCAACGATCGTTGTTGGCGGCGGCGGTCTAACAGGCGTTGAGCTTGTAGGCGAATTCGCTGATAAGCTTCCTGAAGTTTGCCGCAGCAAAGGCATCGATTTCAGCGATGTTTCCATCTACTGTGTAGAAGCTGGCCCTGCCATCCTTCCTGTATTCCCTCCAGTCTTGATTGAGCGCGCGGTAACTAGCCTTGAGAAGCGCGGTGTTACTTTCTTGACAGGCGTAGCGATTACAGAAGCTACCAAAACTACGGTTGCTCTGAAGAGCGGTCAAACCATCGAGTCCAACACGATCATTTGGACTGGCGGCGTGAAAGGCAATCACGTTGTAGGAAGCTGTGGCATCGCAGAAGATCGTGGCCGCGCGACGGTTACATCCACCCTGCAATCAACTTCCCATTCCGATATCTTCCTGGCAGGTGATTGCGCGGTTGTATTCCCTGAAGGCAGTGAAAGACCTTATCCGCCAACCGCACAATTGGCTTGGCAAATGGGTGAAACGATTGGCTACAACCTTGCAGTTCAAATTAAAGGCGGCGTCATGGACAAGTTCGTTCCTGTATTCTCCGGAACACTTGGCAGCTTAGGCCGTAAAGACGGCATCGGTACAATCGGCGGAAATAACACGAAGCTCAAAGGCTTACCGGCTTCGCTTATGAAAGAAGCAAGTAACGTTCGCTATTTGTCCCACATTCATGGTCTGTTCGCTTTAGCTTACTAG
- a CDS encoding WecB/TagA/CpsF family glycosyltransferase → MQSSSQIMGIPVPKITMQHTVDLIDQVITEKQKELFHVVTLNPEITMSCQHDTGLRAVIDEAGHLTADGAGIVMVSRLKGNPLPERVTGCDLLIHLLERGSQRNWSVYLLGADERTSEKAKEVISKKYPNVSVVGRQHGFFEAKEESRILAEIAALSPDILVVALGAPKAELWIHKYKNTLNAKVAMGVGGSLDVIAGTVRRAPAIWQKLNIEWLYRLINQPSRWRRQLILPRFAVRALLFKERKLE, encoded by the coding sequence ATGCAAAGCAGTTCGCAAATCATGGGAATTCCAGTACCCAAAATAACAATGCAACATACCGTCGATTTAATTGATCAAGTCATTACGGAGAAGCAAAAGGAGCTTTTCCATGTGGTAACCCTTAATCCGGAAATCACAATGTCCTGTCAGCATGACACAGGTCTGCGAGCCGTCATTGACGAGGCAGGTCACTTAACCGCGGATGGTGCGGGGATTGTCATGGTCTCCCGATTGAAAGGTAATCCGCTTCCTGAACGGGTAACAGGGTGTGATCTTCTCATCCATTTATTGGAGCGGGGAAGCCAAAGGAATTGGTCGGTTTATCTGCTGGGCGCGGATGAGCGAACGAGTGAGAAGGCGAAGGAAGTCATCAGCAAGAAATACCCTAACGTATCCGTTGTGGGCAGGCAGCATGGCTTTTTTGAGGCAAAAGAGGAGTCGCGCATTCTTGCTGAAATTGCGGCGCTAAGCCCAGATATTTTAGTCGTGGCGCTTGGAGCTCCGAAAGCTGAATTATGGATTCACAAATATAAAAACACATTGAATGCTAAGGTTGCTATGGGCGTTGGGGGCAGTCTGGATGTCATTGCAGGGACTGTAAGAAGGGCACCCGCTATTTGGCAGAAGTTAAACATAGAATGGCTGTATCGATTAATCAATCAACCTTCCAGATGGCGAAGACAATTAATTCTGCCCCGCTTCGCAGTGCGAGCCTTATTGTTCAAAGAGCGGAAACTCGAATAG
- a CDS encoding MFS transporter gives MSSHTASATQRFSNSSSSGRLPWAGLLALAMTGFICILTETIPSGLLLQIGEGLGVSEALAGQLVTLYALGSLVAAIPLTTATRGWRRRPLLLICILGFLVFNTITTLSTNYTLTLAARFFAGVSAGVLWGMIAGYARRMVPESLKGRAMALAMVGTPLALALGVPAGTLLGSVIGWRPVLGLMSLLSLLLIAWVLWKLPDYPGEAANKRLPLRKVFVIPGVRPVLFVVLTWVLAHNILYTYIAPYLVQAGLNQRVDLILLIFGVTAFAGIWVIGVWIDRSLRSLVLISLAAFSLASFLLAIGSSQPLVIYLVVTVWGLTFGGAATLLQTAVAEAAGESADVAQSMLVTAWNLAIGGGGVIGGILIETLGVGSFPWVLFILLLLALLVALRARDHGFPRKND, from the coding sequence ATGAGCTCACATACAGCTTCTGCCACACAGAGATTCTCCAACAGCAGCTCATCTGGCCGACTCCCATGGGCTGGGTTGCTCGCCCTTGCAATGACAGGGTTTATCTGTATTCTAACCGAAACGATTCCATCCGGCTTATTGCTCCAGATAGGTGAAGGGCTTGGAGTGTCGGAGGCACTTGCAGGTCAACTAGTCACCCTGTATGCCCTTGGTTCACTAGTGGCAGCAATTCCATTGACCACTGCGACGCGCGGGTGGCGTCGTCGTCCGCTGCTTCTCATATGCATCCTTGGTTTTCTCGTATTCAACACGATCACCACACTTTCTACTAACTATACACTGACGCTCGCAGCCCGTTTCTTCGCTGGCGTCTCCGCTGGTGTTCTATGGGGGATGATAGCAGGCTATGCCCGGCGTATGGTACCAGAGTCGCTTAAAGGACGAGCGATGGCACTTGCAATGGTCGGCACGCCGCTAGCCTTGGCGCTAGGTGTTCCAGCTGGAACACTTCTTGGTTCCGTTATTGGCTGGCGCCCTGTCTTAGGGTTGATGTCGCTGCTGTCTCTTCTATTGATTGCCTGGGTGCTGTGGAAGCTGCCGGATTATCCCGGAGAGGCCGCAAACAAACGCCTCCCTCTCCGAAAGGTTTTCGTCATCCCAGGAGTTCGACCGGTATTATTTGTCGTTCTGACTTGGGTGCTGGCACACAACATCTTATACACCTATATTGCGCCGTATCTTGTCCAGGCTGGGCTTAACCAACGTGTGGATTTGATCTTGCTTATTTTTGGCGTTACAGCGTTTGCGGGTATTTGGGTTATCGGGGTTTGGATCGACCGCAGCCTGCGGTCATTGGTTTTGATCAGCCTCGCGGCTTTTTCCTTGGCGTCCTTCCTATTAGCTATTGGCAGCAGTCAGCCACTTGTCATCTATCTCGTGGTTACTGTCTGGGGGCTGACGTTCGGGGGCGCAGCGACTTTACTGCAGACAGCAGTAGCCGAAGCTGCTGGCGAGAGTGCAGATGTGGCCCAGTCTATGCTGGTAACAGCGTGGAATCTTGCCATTGGCGGTGGGGGAGTGATAGGCGGTATACTTATCGAAACACTTGGCGTCGGTTCTTTCCCATGGGTATTGTTTATTCTACTACTCCTTGCGCTGCTAGTAGCGTTGCGCGCTAGAGATCACGGATTTCCACGAAAAAACGATTAA